One segment of Candidatus Paceibacterota bacterium DNA contains the following:
- a CDS encoding peptidoglycan recognition family protein: protein MVLVAGLVVGCKTAPKPGTFASRQGDEIVVAGQFVHTGARVVTWMDPGGYDAYRVERRFSAMDKADWKTSQEEVKDLDMPNRYNLRRHGLSDEEIERVRGGGWDLPLLQRVVDQFVIHYDVCGTSRQCFKILHDMRDLSVHFMLDLDGTIYQTLDVKERAWHAGSANSRSVGIEIANMGAYPINGQNPFEQWYAKAENGQTRITIPQQFGDGGIRTKDFVGYSARPEPVTGMVQHRELIQYDYTPEQYEALIKLTAALCKALPNIKCEYPRDAEGKLILQKLPEAELDAYQGILGHYHIQTNKVDPGPAFQWDYVIGNARRIVHRGLSGGAYETSKGHLRPRF, encoded by the coding sequence ATGGTCCTGGTCGCAGGCCTTGTTGTTGGCTGCAAGACCGCGCCCAAGCCCGGCACTTTCGCATCCCGGCAGGGCGACGAGATCGTGGTAGCCGGCCAGTTCGTGCACACGGGCGCGCGGGTGGTAACATGGATGGATCCGGGCGGCTATGACGCTTACCGGGTGGAGCGCCGCTTCAGCGCGATGGACAAGGCCGATTGGAAGACGTCGCAGGAAGAGGTCAAGGACCTGGACATGCCGAACCGCTACAACTTGCGGCGGCATGGACTGTCGGACGAGGAAATTGAACGGGTGCGGGGAGGCGGGTGGGACTTGCCGCTCTTGCAGCGCGTGGTGGACCAGTTTGTGATTCACTATGATGTTTGCGGCACCAGCCGGCAGTGCTTCAAGATTCTGCACGACATGCGCGACTTGAGCGTGCATTTCATGCTCGATCTGGACGGCACGATTTACCAGACGCTCGATGTCAAAGAGCGCGCGTGGCATGCGGGCTCCGCCAACAGCCGTTCGGTCGGGATCGAGATAGCGAATATGGGTGCGTATCCCATCAATGGGCAGAATCCCTTTGAGCAATGGTATGCCAAGGCTGAGAATGGGCAAACCCGCATCACCATCCCCCAGCAATTTGGTGACGGGGGCATCCGCACCAAAGACTTTGTGGGCTATTCCGCGCGGCCCGAGCCGGTCACCGGCATGGTTCAGCATCGGGAGTTGATCCAATACGATTACACGCCCGAGCAATATGAGGCGCTGATCAAGCTGACTGCGGCGCTCTGCAAGGCGCTGCCGAACATTAAATGCGAGTATCCAAGGGATGCTGAAGGCAAGCTGATTCTCCAGAAGCTGCCGGAGGCCGAACTGGACGCCTACCAGGGCATCCTGGGCCACTATCACATTCAGACCAACAAGGTGGACCCTGGCCCGGCGTTCCAGTGGGATTATGTGATTGGGAACGCGCGGCGTATCGTCCACCGAGGTTTGTCCGGGGGCGCATACGAAACCAGCAAGGGGCATCTCCGGCCGAGGTTCTAA
- a CDS encoding sulfatase-like hydrolase/transferase: MFPTLLTVAAGLAPAIAPPVNATTNVPPSKPNILLIMSDEHNAGVLGCCGNRIIRTPTLDNLAARGVVFENCYCNSPLCVPSRLSFTAGKYISRVGAWNNNCRLPADSPSLPRVMNAAGYESFLCGKMHYDAACRYGFTEIGGNMNRSRMTGVGNRRPAGKLQRTQGYSDRFMDFYPGESSGPMNHDRAVTAGVLEFLKNRKPADKPFFLLAGYLTPHFPLIVPESYWAHYKDKVPMPVVPEGYLDSLPLNYQHLRVGFHYDSVPPDLVKKGRELYYGLTEWMDAEAGKVLAALAASVAASNTVVIYTSDHGENMGEHGLWWKNALYDHAARVPLIVSYPARWPGGQRRAGACSLADLVQTIADLGGTKTPPDWNGDSLIPWLDRPDAPWKDRAVSEYYAHHIASGFAMIRSGPYKYVYHTAPDAEHPAQRELYDLQADPGELHNLAGQPEQKALMEKLHTAMVKEIGEDPELTEKRCRADIAKGYGNATKPRKKRNAKQ, from the coding sequence TTGTTCCCAACTCTGCTGACCGTCGCCGCCGGCTTGGCCCCGGCAATTGCACCACCGGTCAACGCCACTACGAACGTGCCTCCGAGCAAACCAAACATCCTGCTCATTATGAGCGACGAGCACAACGCCGGTGTGCTCGGATGCTGCGGCAACAGGATAATTCGGACACCGACCCTTGACAACCTGGCCGCGCGGGGGGTGGTGTTCGAGAACTGCTACTGCAATTCGCCGTTGTGCGTGCCTTCGCGGCTCTCCTTCACCGCGGGCAAGTACATCTCGCGCGTCGGCGCCTGGAATAACAACTGCCGGTTGCCGGCGGATTCCCCCTCGCTGCCGCGCGTGATGAATGCCGCCGGTTACGAATCGTTCCTCTGCGGCAAGATGCATTACGACGCGGCTTGCCGCTACGGCTTCACAGAGATCGGCGGCAATATGAACCGGTCCCGAATGACCGGAGTGGGCAATCGGCGACCGGCCGGGAAACTTCAACGGACGCAGGGTTACTCCGACCGTTTCATGGACTTTTACCCCGGAGAAAGCTCCGGACCGATGAACCACGACCGGGCAGTAACGGCTGGAGTGCTGGAGTTTCTCAAGAATCGCAAGCCGGCTGACAAGCCGTTCTTTCTGCTGGCGGGCTACCTCACGCCGCATTTCCCGCTGATCGTGCCGGAATCATATTGGGCGCACTACAAGGACAAAGTACCCATGCCGGTCGTTCCCGAGGGTTACCTCGATTCGCTGCCGCTGAACTACCAGCATCTGCGGGTCGGCTTTCATTACGACAGCGTGCCTCCGGACCTGGTCAAGAAAGGACGCGAACTTTATTACGGGTTGACCGAGTGGATGGACGCGGAAGCCGGCAAGGTGCTGGCTGCGCTGGCGGCGAGCGTGGCGGCCAGCAATACGGTGGTCATCTACACCAGCGACCACGGCGAGAATATGGGCGAGCATGGACTATGGTGGAAGAATGCGCTGTATGACCACGCGGCCCGCGTGCCGTTGATTGTGTCGTACCCGGCACGCTGGCCGGGCGGCCAGCGGCGTGCCGGGGCTTGCTCGCTGGCGGACCTGGTGCAGACCATCGCGGACCTGGGCGGAACCAAAACCCCGCCGGACTGGAACGGGGATTCCCTGATCCCCTGGCTGGACCGCCCTGACGCCCCCTGGAAAGACCGCGCGGTGAGCGAGTATTACGCGCACCACATCGCCTCGGGCTTCGCCATGATCCGATCGGGCCCTTACAAATACGTCTATCACACCGCGCCCGACGCAGAACACCCCGCCCAGCGTGAACTCTACGACTTGCAGGCCGACCCAGGCGAGTTGCACAACCTCGCTGGACAGCCGGAACAGAAAGCCCTGATGGAAAAGTTGCACACGGCAATGGTAAAGGAAATAGGCGAAGACCCGGAGCTAACGGAGAAACGGTGCCGCGCCGACATCGCCAAAGGCTATGGGAACGCGACCAAGCCCAGGAAGAAGCGTAACGCCAAGCAATAG
- a CDS encoding N-acetylmuramoyl-L-alanine amidase, producing MRTNRLNLMILALTLTCATSLTALELSGRKVVIDPGHGGGDPGALGYNGATYPDEADFNLAVSLKVRDSLQAAGCSVVMTRSTDVNVDLYARRDIVNANNPNASLCIHCNSFSDPAAHGTETFWCSSNCNGDSGADQDLATKVQNRLIQFLGLTSRGVKQYNFVMCSPTPPSCLAEMLFVSNEAEFNLINSTAGQNSAAAAFFYAVCDRVGVVDPSTPSGLSATAVSASQINLSWTDNSGLEDSYKVERATASGGPWTEIATTAANATTYASTGLSGGTTYYYRVRAYDGQLGNSAYSGTASATTEVSGAPSITSQPAGKTVDPGATVTFTVVATGNPTLTYQWRKDAVNISDGEKYSGATSATLTIANVQQTEVGNYSVVVANGVGSATSSGAALAVNAVIAFYDDFEYDAINWTNFVSPATELTVSTAQSVSPTRSAYVNSSWDRMYRNLGVSVNGRLRITAWIYDSTQPRSFVDVRGYTGGGYNQGSLVQLFCAGKYNTVTMPGEDSTVSYINSHYQGRVVSGSSTGWFNLNNAGAPGRSTGWHKFVIERRADGTTVDFYVDDILSRTVTGTTLSSLDSAAIGSVGSGGTEVLGDSWIDNVKVEYFDLPVITTQPANQTVAAGGTATFFVETANTVTAYQWQKNGTNIAGATTSALTLNNVQDSDVGSYGVTVSNGAGPVVSSTATLSVSPAIVVQPLNQTNSAGTTASFTVTAAGQLPLTYRWQKNGADLADGDNVSGATTPELTLNAVSQDDAGTYTVAVSNAVGGVLSAPALLIVADPPGIVTAPVGQAVAAGSTVSFSVVANGTPPLSYQWRFNEVAIAGATDSSYSRADVQSADAGNYSVEVGNAAGSAISPDAVLAVNTPPVLSSISDITVHAGATATVTASASDIDAGQALAYSLGTGAPAAAAIGATSGVFTWPTGSDDTGASQSFTVNVADDGTPSLGDSTTFTVTVAAPPSIVGIELAGTNVVLTWTAIEGHTYRVEYKDNVDGLNWSILLPNVTADASTASKEDSFEAPQRFYRILSLD from the coding sequence ATGAGAACCAACCGCTTAAACCTAATGATCCTGGCATTGACCCTGACCTGTGCGACATCGCTGACGGCGCTCGAACTGAGCGGCCGCAAGGTAGTCATTGACCCCGGGCACGGCGGCGGCGACCCCGGCGCGCTGGGCTACAACGGGGCCACTTACCCGGATGAAGCCGACTTCAACCTGGCGGTAAGCTTAAAGGTGCGCGACTCGTTGCAGGCCGCGGGTTGCAGCGTGGTGATGACCCGCTCGACCGATGTGAATGTGGATCTCTACGCTCGCCGCGATATCGTCAACGCGAATAACCCCAACGCCTCGCTGTGCATCCACTGCAATTCGTTCTCGGATCCTGCCGCGCATGGCACGGAGACGTTTTGGTGTTCGTCCAACTGCAACGGCGATTCCGGCGCGGACCAGGATTTGGCCACGAAGGTGCAGAATCGGCTGATCCAGTTTCTGGGCCTGACCAGCCGCGGTGTGAAACAATACAACTTTGTCATGTGCTCGCCGACGCCGCCTTCGTGCCTGGCGGAGATGTTATTTGTGTCGAACGAGGCGGAGTTCAACCTGATCAACAGCACCGCCGGCCAGAACAGCGCGGCGGCGGCGTTTTTCTATGCGGTGTGCGACCGGGTCGGGGTTGTTGATCCTTCAACACCCAGCGGACTTTCGGCGACCGCGGTTTCGGCCAGCCAGATTAACCTGTCCTGGACTGATAATTCCGGCCTGGAGGACAGCTACAAGGTGGAGCGAGCCACCGCCAGCGGCGGGCCCTGGACGGAAATCGCCACCACGGCTGCCAACGCCACGACCTACGCCAGCACCGGGCTGAGCGGCGGCACCACCTATTACTACCGCGTCCGCGCCTACGACGGCCAGCTCGGCAACTCGGCCTATTCCGGCACGGCCAGCGCCACCACCGAAGTCAGCGGTGCGCCCTCCATCACCAGCCAGCCTGCCGGCAAGACCGTTGATCCCGGTGCCACCGTCACTTTCACGGTTGTCGCCACCGGCAACCCGACGCTGACCTACCAGTGGCGCAAGGACGCCGTCAATATCTCCGATGGCGAGAAATACTCAGGCGCGACCAGCGCCACGCTCACGATTGCGAATGTCCAGCAGACCGAAGTAGGCAATTACTCCGTAGTCGTCGCCAATGGTGTCGGCTCGGCCACCAGTTCCGGCGCCGCGCTGGCGGTCAATGCCGTGATCGCGTTCTACGATGATTTCGAGTATGATGCCATCAACTGGACCAACTTCGTCAGCCCAGCTACGGAACTGACTGTATCGACAGCGCAATCCGTAAGCCCGACCCGCAGCGCCTATGTGAATAGTTCCTGGGATCGCATGTACCGGAACCTGGGAGTCAGTGTAAATGGACGCCTACGGATTACGGCTTGGATCTATGACAGCACCCAACCCCGGTCTTTTGTGGATGTGCGTGGCTATACCGGAGGCGGCTACAACCAGGGCTCGCTCGTTCAACTGTTCTGCGCCGGCAAGTACAATACCGTAACGATGCCCGGGGAGGACAGTACCGTGAGCTACATCAACAGCCACTATCAAGGGAGAGTGGTGTCTGGCTCCAGCACCGGCTGGTTCAACCTGAATAATGCGGGCGCGCCGGGCCGCTCGACGGGCTGGCACAAGTTTGTCATCGAGCGCCGGGCGGATGGCACGACGGTGGATTTCTACGTGGACGACATCCTGAGCCGCACCGTCACCGGGACAACGCTCTCCAGCCTGGATTCGGCGGCGATTGGCTCGGTGGGGTCTGGCGGAACCGAGGTGCTCGGAGACTCGTGGATTGATAATGTGAAGGTCGAGTATTTTGACCTGCCGGTGATTACGACGCAGCCGGCAAATCAGACGGTTGCCGCTGGCGGCACCGCCACCTTCTTCGTTGAGACGGCCAATACCGTCACCGCCTACCAGTGGCAGAAGAACGGCACCAATATTGCCGGCGCTACCACATCGGCGCTGACGCTCAATAATGTTCAGGATAGCGACGTTGGCAGTTACGGCGTGACGGTGAGCAACGGGGCCGGGCCGGTTGTCAGCAGCACGGCCACCTTGTCCGTCTCACCAGCGATCGTGGTGCAGCCGCTGAACCAGACGAACAGCGCCGGCACCACCGCCAGCTTCACGGTGACCGCCGCCGGCCAGCTCCCGCTCACTTACCGGTGGCAGAAGAACGGCGCGGACCTGGCTGATGGCGACAACGTTTCCGGCGCCACGACTCCGGAACTCACGTTGAATGCCGTGAGCCAGGACGATGCCGGCACCTATACCGTGGCGGTGAGCAACGCGGTTGGCGGCGTGCTCAGCGCGCCGGCGTTACTGATCGTGGCAGACCCGCCGGGCATCGTGACCGCGCCCGTCGGCCAGGCGGTAGCGGCTGGGAGCACGGTGTCGTTCTCCGTGGTGGCCAACGGCACGCCGCCCTTGAGCTACCAGTGGCGCTTCAACGAGGTCGCCATCGCCGGCGCGACCGACAGCAGCTATTCCCGCGCTGACGTCCAGAGCGCGGACGCCGGGAACTATTCGGTCGAGGTCGGCAACGCCGCGGGTTCGGCTATCAGCCCCGATGCCGTTCTGGCGGTCAACACCCCGCCCGTCCTGTCTTCCATCAGCGACATTACGGTCCACGCGGGCGCAACGGCCACGGTTACGGCCTCGGCGTCCGACATTGATGCCGGCCAAGCCCTGGCCTACAGCCTGGGGACCGGCGCGCCGGCTGCGGCCGCTATCGGTGCCACTAGCGGCGTCTTTACTTGGCCGACCGGCAGCGACGACACCGGTGCCAGCCAGTCATTTACCGTCAATGTCGCCGACGATGGCACCCCGAGCCTGGGCGACTCCACCACGTTCACCGTCACGGTCGCGGCACCCCCGAGCATTGTTGGGATTGAGCTCGCGGGCACAAATGTCGTGCTGACCTGGACGGCGATTGAAGGCCACACGTATCGCGTCGAGTATAAGGACAATGTGGATGGCTTGAACTGGAGCATCCTGCTTCCAAACGTGACCGCTGACGCTTCGACTGCCTCGAAGGAGGATTCGTTTGAAGCCCCGCAGCGGTTTTATCGGATCCTGAGTCTGGATTAG